Proteins encoded together in one Acanthopagrus latus isolate v.2019 chromosome 19, fAcaLat1.1, whole genome shotgun sequence window:
- the vps41 gene encoding vacuolar protein sorting-associated protein 41 homolog produces MAEVEEQGRKPSEEFTDESEEEDSEEEPKLKYERLSNGVTEILQKDAASCMTVHDKFLALGTHFGKVFLLDIQGNVTQKFEISSVKINQISLDESGEHVGICSEDGKVQVFGLYTREGFHENFDCPIKVVAVHPQFTRSNYKQFVTGGNKLLLYERNWLNRWKTSVLHEGEGSITNIQWRANLIAWSNNVGVKIYDIGTKQRITNVLRDNVSLRPDMYPCSLCWKDNTTLIVGWGTSIKICVVKERNPTEMRDLPSRYVEIVSAFETEFFISGLAPLADQLVTLFFVKENSDHMDEEFRARPRLDIIQTLPESCEEISSDALTVRNFQDNECRDYRLEHSEGESLFYIISPKDIVVAKERDQDDHIDWLLEKKKYEEALMAAEISFKNIKRHDVQKIGMAYINHLVAKGDYDSAARKCQKVLGKNMDLWENEVYRFKTIGQLKAISQYLPRGDLRLRPAIYEMILHEFLKTDYEGFATLIREWPGELYNNMAIVQAVSDHLKRDPTNTTLLTTLAELYTYDQRYDKALEIYLRLRHKDVYQLIHKHNLFASIEDKIVLLMDFDKEKAVDMLLDNEDKISTDRVVEELADRPELLHVYLHKLFKRDHHKGQKYHERQIGLYAEYDRPNLLPFLRDSTHCPLEKALEVCQQRNFVEETVFLLSRMGNCRRALQMIMEELEDVDKAIEFAKEQDDAELWEDLISYSIDKPPFITGLLNNIGTHVDPILLIHRIKEGMEIPNLRDSLVKILQDYNLQILLREGCKKILVADSLSLLQKMHRTQMRGVRVDEENICESCHATILPSDMAKPFNVVVFHCRHMFHKECLPSSGTIPGVQFCNICSAKKRGPGSGILEMKK; encoded by the exons gaggaggacagcgagGAGGAGCCCAAGCTAAAGTACGAGAGGCTCTCCAATGGGGTGACAGAAATCCTCCAGAAGGATGCAGCCAGCTGCATGACCGTCCATGACAAG tttcttgccCTAGGTACTCATTTTGGAAAGGTCTTCCTGCTGGACATCCAAGGAAATGTAACTCAGAAGTTTGAAATT agttCAGTGAAGATCAACCAGATCAGTCTGGATGAAAGTGGAGAGCATGTGGGCATCTGCTCCGAGGATGGGAAG GTTCAGGTGTTTGGCCTCTATACAAGAGAGGGCTTCCACGAAAACTTTGACTGTCCCATCAAA GTAGTTGCGGTACACCCTCAGTTCACCAGATCAAACTACAAACAGTTTGTCACCGGGGGCAACAAG CTTCTTCTGTATGAAAGAAACTGGCTGAACCGCTGGAAGACGTCTGTTCTCCATGAAGGCGAGGGCTCAATCACTAACATCCAGTGGAGAGCTAATCTCATCGCCTGGTCCAACAACGTG GGAGTCAAAATCTACGATATCGGCACAAAACAGCGGATCACAAACGTGCTGCGTGACAATGTCAGTCTGAGGCCGGACATGTACCCCTGCAGCCTGTGTTGGAAAGACAACACCACTCTGATTGTTGGCTGGGGGACGTCCATCAAG ATTTGTGTTGTGAAAGAGCGAAATCCCACTGAAATGAGAGATCTGCCCAGCCGCTATGTGGAAATAG TGTCTGCGTTTGAGACCGAGTTCTTCATCAGCGGTCTGGCGCCACTCGCAGATCAGCTGGTCACCCTGTTCTTTGTGAAGGAGAACTCTGATCACATG gacgAGGAGTTTCGTGCGCGGCCCCGTCTCGACATCATCCAGACGCTCCCTGAGAGCTGCGAGGAGATCTCCTCCGACGCGCTGACTGTGCGCAACTTCCAAGACAACGAGTGCAGAGACTACCGGCTCG AGCATTCTGAGGGCGAGTCGCTCTTCTACATCATCAGTCCCAAAGATATCGTCGTGGCCAAGGAGCGAGACCAAGACGACCACATCGATTGGCTGCTtgagaagaagaaatatgag GAGGCCCTGATGGCTGCAGAGATCAGCTTCAAAAACATCAAGAGACACGATGTACAGAAAATTGGGATGGCTTACATCAATCACTTAGTGGCGAAAGGAGACTACGACAGTGCTGCGAG GAAGTGTCAGAAGGTTCTCGGAAAAAACATGGACCTGTGGGAAAATGAAGTGTACAGGTTCAAGACCATCGGACAGTTGAAG GCCATCAGTCAGTATTTGCCCAGAGGAGACCTGCGCCTCAGACCGGCCATCTATGAGATGATCTTGCATGAGTTTCTCAAAACTGATTACGAG GGGTTCGCCACACTGATCCGCGAATGGCCCGGAGAGCTTTACAACAACATGGCAATTGTTCAAGCAGTCAGCGACCACCTGAAGAGGGACCCAACCAACACAACTTTGCTCACCACGCTGGCTGAACT GTACACGTACGACCAGCGGTACGACAAAGCCTTAGAGATCTACCTGAGACTGAGGCACAAAGATGTTTACCAGCTGatccacaaacacaacctgtTCGCCTCCATAGAGGACAAGATCGTTCTCCTCATGGACTTTGACAAAGAG AAAGCTGTTGACATGCTCCTGGACAATGAAGACAAGATATCG ACAGACAGGGTGGTGGAAGAACTAGCAGACAGGCCCGAGCTTCTGCATGTG tATCTCCATAAGCTGTTCAAGCGGGACCACCACAAAGGCCAGAAATACCACGAGAGACAGATCGGCCTGTACGCCGAATACGACCGACCAAATCTCCTGCCTTTCCTCAGAGATAGCACGCACTGCCCGCTCGAAAAG gcTCTGGAGGTGTGTCAGCAGAGGAACTTTGTAGAAGAGACAGTCTTCCTGCTCA GCAGGATGGGGAACTGCAGAAGAGCTCTGCAGATGAtcatggaggagctggaggacgtgGACAAGGCCATAGAGTTTGCCAAAGAGCAGGACGATGCAGAGCTGTGGGAGGATCTCATCTCGTACTCTATCGACAAACCAC CATTCATCACTGGCCTCCTTAATAACATTGGTACTCACGTGGATCCCATCCTGCTCATCCATCGCATTAAAGAGGGCATGGAGATCCCAAACCTCAGAGATTCACTTGTAAAGATCCTCCAGGACTACAATCTACAG ATTCTTCTGAGGGAAGGATGTAAGAAGATCCTGGTGGCcgactccctctctctgctccagaaGATGCACCGGACACAGATGAGGGGAGTCAGGGTCGATG AGGAGAACATTTGTGAATCATGTCATGCTACGATATTACCTTCAG ACATGGCCAAACCCTTCAATGTGGTGgtgtttcactgcagacacatgTTTCACAAGGAGTGTTTGCCATCCTCAGGAACA ATTCCTGGGGTGCAGTTTTGTAACATCTGCAGTGCGAAGAAGCGCGGGCCAGGAAGTGGAATCCTTGAGATGAAGAAGTAA